CCGAACGTCCGGTGGAGTGATAGGCCGGATGGGATTCGCGTTCAAGCACAATCACACGGCCGTACTGCGACAGCCAGAAACCGGTGGAAGCGCCGGCGATACCGCCGCCGATGATGATGAAATCTGCCTGGCTCATGAGAATCTCCTGTTATCGGTTATCCCTGTAGGAGCCGGCTCGCTGGCGATGGCATCGCTGCGGTTCATCTGATGGACCGCGGCGTCTGGATCGCTGGCAAGCCAGCTCCTACAGGTTTCGTATGGTTAGGGCAGCAGGCGATAGATGGCATTGGCCAGCGCGATGTCTTCCAGGCCCAGGCCGATCGAGCGGAAGAACACGTGACGGTCGTAGCCTGGACGTTGCACTTTCTCGCTGAGCAGCTCGGGCAGGTCGCCGACAATCGCCTTGTTATTCCAGCCATGCAGCTCGGCGGCAATCAGCATTTCTCCCGCCGAGCCCGGGGTAGTCACACGGTAGTCGCAGAATATTTGCATGTCGTTGAGGCTCTGCGGCGGAACCTCGTGGGCACGTGGGGCGTTGGTGCTGATGGAGGTGATCAGTGCCGGTTTGTTCAGGCTGGCCGGATCGATCACCGGGCCGGCGGATGAGGTGCAGAGCATGATCACGTCGGCATCTTGAATCGCCGCCTCGCGACTGTCGGCAATAGTCAGGCGTGGGTCGAGGTTTCGCAGTTGGTCCAGCTCTTCGGGGCTGGCCGAGCTCAGGTTCGGCGAATACAGGCTGATGCTCTGCCAGTCCCGCAGTCCTTTCACATAGTGCAGATGCGCCTGGGCTACTTTACCGCTGCCGATGATTGCGAGCCGCGTCGCATTCAGGGGTGCCAACGCATCCACCGCCACAGCGGTCGTGGCGGCGGTACGGGCCGTGGTCAGTTCGCCAGCATCGCAGAGCAGCAGCGGTTGGCCAGTCTGCATCGACATCAGCAAGGTCCAGGCAGTCACCAGTGGCCCTTGTTCGTGCACGATGTAAGGCGAAGTCTTGACCCCGTAAACCCCGTCTTCGGCCAGCACACCCAAGTAATTGATGAAGTCGCCGGCACCCTGTGGAAACTCCACCAGTTGCTGCGCCGGTTGCACTGCTTGCCCAACCGCCAGGTCGCGGAACAGCTTGCGCAGGATTTGCGGCACATCCACCTGCGCCAGCAACTCGCGGGCCTGGGGTTGGGTGATCATGTTGGGGATGCTGGACATATTGGGCTCCGGGAGCAAAAACTAAACTTATTTGTCTATTATGGACATTTAGTTTCTATGAACAAGCACCTGTTGGAAAAACCGGACGAAAAAAAAGCGCAGTCCGTTTCCGGCTGCGCCTTTTTTCGGCAAGTCGTCCGTTACGGACGTTTGCGCTCAACCGCCCGCAGCAAATGCGTCGGTGGTGTTTCACAGCTGATCTTGCGCCCCAGCTTTTCTTCGATGGCCGGCAGTTGGTACGAATCGTCCTCACCGGCAAAACTGATGGATACACCATCGGCGCCAGCACGACCGGTACGGCCGATGCGGTGCACGTAGTCGTCCGGGACTTCCGGCAGGGTGAAGTTGATCACGTGGCTGATGCCGTCAATGTGGATACCACGACCGGCCACGTCGGTGGCGACCAGCACGCGGATCTTGCCTTCGCGGAAACCTTCCAGCGTCTTGATGCGCTTGTGCTGCGGCACATCGCCGGACAGTTGCGCGGCATTGACGCCATCACGCACCAGGCGTTCTTCGATGCGCCGCACTTCATCCTTGCGGTTGGCGAAGACGATGACCCGCTCCCAGCCGTTATCGTTGACCAGGTTGTAGAGCAGTTTGTATTTGTCGGCGCCGGCCACCGCGTAGATGTGCTGCTCGACGTTTTCGTTGGCCACGTTGGTGACTTCGATTTCGACGATGGCAGGGTCGGTGGTCCATTGCTTGGCCAGGTTCATCACGTCTTCGGTGAAGGTCGCGGAGAACAGCAGCGTCTGGCGCTCATTCTTCGGCGGGGTCTGGCGAATGATGGAGCGCACTTGCGGGATGAAGCCCATGTCGAGCATGCGGTCAGCTTCGTCCAGCACCATCACTTCGACCATATCCAGGTGCACGTCGCCGCGTTGGTTGAAGTCCAGCAGGCGGCCCGGCGTGGCGACGAGGATGTCGCAGTGACGGGCTTCGAGGTGCTTGAGCTGCTTGTCGAAGTCCATGCCGCCGACGAACGTCATAACGTTGAGGCCGGTGTATTTGGTCAGGTCCGCTGCGTCCTTGGCGATCTGCACCACCAGCTCGCGGGTCGGTGCGATGATCAGTGCCCGCGGCTCGCCCATGTAGCGCTCTTTCGGCGGCGGGGTTTGCAGCAACTGGGTGATGATCGAAATCAGGAACGCGGCGGTTTTGCCGGTGCCGGTCTGGGCGCGGCCGATGGCGTCTTTGCCGGCGAGGGTGAAGCCCAGTACTTGCGCCTGGATCGGCGTGCAATACGGGAAGCCCAGGTCCTGGATGGCGTGCATCAATTCGGGGGCGAGTTTGAAATCGTGGAAGCGGGTTTTGCCTTCCTGGGGTTCGACGACGAAATCTTCGAGTTTCCACGGAATGACCGGGGCTTTTGGCTTCGGTTCGCGACGTGGTTTGGCGGGTTTCGGCGTTTCGCTGCGCGGTTGCTCGGCGGCGGATTGCACGACAGGCTCGGCGGCCGGCGCGCTCTTGGGTTCGTGTTTCGGTGCCGCTACGGGAGCGGTCCGACCAGACTGATGACCGTCGGTGCGGTGGCTGGGAGTGTGAGACGGAGCGCTGGGGACTGGCGCGAGTTGCTCAGTCTCGCTTTTACCGAACATTTTCTTGAGTGCTTTGAGCACGGTCATCTCATCAATTGGTTAAGGAATGTACGCCGGCCAGTGTAATGCAAGAATCGGGCGCGGCGTAGTGGGATGGATCAAAGGGCTCTTTTAAACAAAAAAAGACCGATAAAACGTTTAACGCAACCGTTCGCCGAGCCAGACGCCGATGTCGCGGATCTCCTCGGGTAACACTTCGTGGCCCATTGGGTATTCCTGCCATGTCACGGTGACACCACGCTGCTTCAAATGCTCAAAGGCGCTGCGTCCCATCGAGTTTTGCACCACATCATCGTACTGGCCGTGCAAGCACATCACCGGCGTCCGTTGCTGACTGGCGGACAATTCGAGCTCGTCGCTGAAAGTCGGTGCATAAGTGGAGAGGGCAAGTACGCCACCCAGCGGTCCCTGCCATTTCAGAAACGCGGTGTGTAAAACCACGGCGCCACCTTGGGAAAAACCGGCCAGAAAAATCCGCGAGGCGTCTATTCCGATGGCTCGCTGCACTTCGATCAGATTAATGACGCGTTGTGCCGACTCCTCCAGTTGATCGCGATTGATCGCGCGCGCCGGGCTCATGGCCAATATGTCGTACCAGCTCGGCATCTCGTAGCCACCATTGATCGTGACTGCACAGGTGGGCGCCTGGGGCAAAACGAAGCGGGTGGTCAGCAGGGTTTCCTGCAAGGCCTCGGCGACCGGCAGAAAGTCGTAGCGGTCGGCGCCCAGGCCGTGCAGCCATATAACGCAGGCGTCTGCGGGCTTCACGGGTTGAAGAATCAGGGGCTCGGTCATGGCTGCTCCAATTTTGTGCGTGCGCTCTCATTGAGTGCGAGGTCTGAGGGCGCCTCTGGTTGATCAGTTACGAAGATGTCGCAAGGTTACAAGTTTTGCTATTGACCTGTCGCTTAACCGCT
The Pseudomonas sp. MYb327 DNA segment above includes these coding regions:
- a CDS encoding ornithine cyclodeaminase family protein is translated as MSSIPNMITQPQARELLAQVDVPQILRKLFRDLAVGQAVQPAQQLVEFPQGAGDFINYLGVLAEDGVYGVKTSPYIVHEQGPLVTAWTLLMSMQTGQPLLLCDAGELTTARTAATTAVAVDALAPLNATRLAIIGSGKVAQAHLHYVKGLRDWQSISLYSPNLSSASPEELDQLRNLDPRLTIADSREAAIQDADVIMLCTSSAGPVIDPASLNKPALITSISTNAPRAHEVPPQSLNDMQIFCDYRVTTPGSAGEMLIAAELHGWNNKAIVGDLPELLSEKVQRPGYDRHVFFRSIGLGLEDIALANAIYRLLP
- the rhlB gene encoding ATP-dependent RNA helicase RhlB, with amino-acid sequence MTVLKALKKMFGKSETEQLAPVPSAPSHTPSHRTDGHQSGRTAPVAAPKHEPKSAPAAEPVVQSAAEQPRSETPKPAKPRREPKPKAPVIPWKLEDFVVEPQEGKTRFHDFKLAPELMHAIQDLGFPYCTPIQAQVLGFTLAGKDAIGRAQTGTGKTAAFLISIITQLLQTPPPKERYMGEPRALIIAPTRELVVQIAKDAADLTKYTGLNVMTFVGGMDFDKQLKHLEARHCDILVATPGRLLDFNQRGDVHLDMVEVMVLDEADRMLDMGFIPQVRSIIRQTPPKNERQTLLFSATFTEDVMNLAKQWTTDPAIVEIEVTNVANENVEQHIYAVAGADKYKLLYNLVNDNGWERVIVFANRKDEVRRIEERLVRDGVNAAQLSGDVPQHKRIKTLEGFREGKIRVLVATDVAGRGIHIDGISHVINFTLPEVPDDYVHRIGRTGRAGADGVSISFAGEDDSYQLPAIEEKLGRKISCETPPTHLLRAVERKRP
- a CDS encoding alpha/beta fold hydrolase, with translation MTEPLILQPVKPADACVIWLHGLGADRYDFLPVAEALQETLLTTRFVLPQAPTCAVTINGGYEMPSWYDILAMSPARAINRDQLEESAQRVINLIEVQRAIGIDASRIFLAGFSQGGAVVLHTAFLKWQGPLGGVLALSTYAPTFSDELELSASQQRTPVMCLHGQYDDVVQNSMGRSAFEHLKQRGVTVTWQEYPMGHEVLPEEIRDIGVWLGERLR